The Amblyomma americanum isolate KBUSLIRL-KWMA chromosome 2, ASM5285725v1, whole genome shotgun sequence genome contains the following window.
gtgtgtgtgtgtgtgtgtgtgtgtgtgtgtgtgtgttgggggcgGGGTAGCGGCGATATTCCAAAAGAGGAGAATGACCGTTACTCACTGTTCGAGGCTCCACGTATTGAATCAGGCATTCGATGCTTTCGTTCCTGCCTTCTTTAGTCTGCAATGAGCACAGGTTTCTTTTAATTAAGCGTAGAAAACTTGATcgtgtaacatttttttgttcgaCTAATTCTTGTGATAACGGTTCTTTAACTCTGCTGAGCCCCACGTTTTTACACCACGCCAGGCACCATACCTGCTCGCAAGCTGTCTGTCAATTCGACATTCTGCGGTTGTTTGTGATCAAATGATAAGAGAATGATGTATGAGTTGGGAAAATAATCCTGAGAAAAGATAGAACTGCCTGAAAACCTGTCGCAAACTTACGCACTATTCGAATTAGAAGGCTTACTCGCCGCTTTCTAATACAAAAATGCGCAAGCATTTTTGCCCGTACGGAACCACACGTTTATGTAATTTCGGCGTTACATTGTTAAGCACACATTTTATTTAAATGCGCCTGCTAAGCAAAACAAAATCTCCGCGCAGATGTTATCCCCGTTGCATTGCGCTTTTGAGCGCAGTTATGTTACATTATTTATTCTTTTATGTCATTTGTTATTGAACGGGACTATGTGGCCTCGTTCTGTGGGACGAGCATCTTGTCGATGAATATCTTCTTAAGAGTGCCTGAGTGTGTGCTGCACTGCACACATATGAAGCCCAGTGTCTAATTTATTTGCTTTTACATCAATCTTTGTTTCGCGGCAGCGAGCACTTTTCGATGTTGCGTTCTCAAGCTTTGCAGTATTAACACTTCTATTCGAGCCTTCTACCGGAACAACGAACTTTATACTTTGAGCTATATTGTACAATAAATTTTATATACAATTTTTTTATACTTCACTGTACCGGGTCGTATTTTGACATTTGTAGATTTTTATCTTAAAACCTGCGAAAGACTTCGATGTGGTCTGGGCAGGTCAATTCCCCAGGAAAGAGGCGATTATGTCAGAGATAGAGCATAATTATTGGACGATTTATTAACAGCAACTTGGTAATAAGCTTTCTTGTTCTTATTTTAAGGCGCAATAAAGTACTGCGAAAATGAACGCCGTCAATATCGAAGGTGAGCCAAgtatttaaattttcttaattgaaaATGTTTATCAAAGTATTGAAAGCCAAAAATGTGCGTTTCAAAGCTCGTTGACTGGGCTTTTCTTCATTGCATGTTTATAAAATTTCGTTACTGCAAGTGGTATTGTCGCCGAAATGATGTTAACTTCTACATCATCAAATACGAAAGGGTGTGTATTTGATGCGTAAGAAATGCGAACGAttccattttataaatatgcaatgtGCTAAAGGACACTGAAGAAAAGGAATGACAACCACCGCAGTGAGCACACTCATGCACCAAGAACTCTGCAAGACAACAGCTGCTAAATCATACAGTTCAAGAATTGCCTCCCGCAGTTGGAAAAGTGCCGTGTTGTTGCAAGAAACAAATATCAGCTGCGCCGAGGAATAGTTGGGGCTGCAAAAAGAATGTTTCTGCTGGCTTACTTTCACCTTTCGAGGTCACCTAGCCTTACTCCTCAAAAGGGTCTTCATGACCTGACCTTCTGCTGCTTGGACAGCGTACGAGAAGACTTGTCCCAAGAACGTGGGCCCAAGACAACGTTTAAAGGAGCCACAATACAGCCCCGTTCAATCTTCCGCCTCTCCCCGTATCCGCGTCTTTCAGCTGCTGTCCTGTTTACCTCGTTCATCAATGTATACCAACCAAGGCACATCGCTACTTCCCGCTTCGGCTTCCTGCACTCAAGCGCATTGATTTCGCAGTGTTCTTGCCACCTAAACAGACGTTCCGTGCCGCAAAACAAGCTGCTATCCAGTCGATTGTCAACTGCTAATGAATGCTATTATACTCCTCATCCCGTGAAAGTGAGCATGTGGAAACAAAACACTCACTGCTTTCTTCCCGATGTATTTCCCGAAGCAGTCCTTATGCGCCTCGCAGACTTTCTCGAGTACCTGCGTGAGAATGCGTTACACGTTACGAATTCAAACTGGCTCGTGTTTGCCGCAAGGATCAATGGTGCCCTCGGCACTTTTGGTCCTTCTTGCTGAACCCTTGTACTCAACACGCTTGCGGAACGCAAGTACACAGCAAGTGCGCGCCTTGTCTGAATCTCTGACCTCTAAAAATGCACCTGGCATCAGCCTCCGTAAATGCCCCTAAACGGCATACTGGCCTCAGAACGCAACATCATTCGAGGCCATATTATCTTCAGTATGCATCAAGGCAGTGCTGCCCCGAGCTCGGTAAGTGTACAAAGAGAACTTGCCCCAGTAGATCTCTGAAACTAAATAGAAGCGGCCAGTCAGTCACGTTCCCAGCATTTCGTCGAAGGCATAAGAACTTCCCTGCAGTTCGTCAACTTTGAGTCGAGCATGACTGTCCCGATATCAGAATATACCCGCCAAAAAAGAGGCGACGCATAATGGCTGACTCCAGCAATCCTCACACTGCGTTCCAGGGCATACTTATCGCTTACTGTTAAGTGCCATCGTCGATACATACGCGCCTTCTTTGGAGCACAAGTCCTTGCCGATTTTTCTGCCTTCACGGTGAAACGGCAGATAAAACGAATGCAAATTGTTATGGAATCAAGATAAGCAGTGATTTTTCAATTTCCACTgatcctgttttttttctttagccatgTGCTTTTTCTTTACAGTCTTAATTGCGAGTTGGACAAGGCAAGATGCTTGAACGCCGCCAGCCAAAAAGTTTGGAGGGCCTCAGTATCGGCAACTGCTAACATGTGTTTTGGGAGCTTCACAGGCGGGTAGAGAAAATCGGTTCGCGGGTTGAGAAAATGCCGTCCAGAGAGAGAAAGACGCAAGGGTAATTGGAAAGGCAAGCAGGTTCACCGGGAAGGCATTCCGGTTGGTAGATACCCTGAACAGGGAGAGGAAAAGAGCGAATGTAGAAGGTAAAGAGGATGTGGCCGGCGATGTTCCATTTATAGCGCTGTAACTCAGGTAAACCGCATCGGTGGCCTAGTGAtatgagcacccgcctcgcatgcagaAGGTGCGggcttcgatccccagtgccaccgggtacacaccggtgatacaatgggcacaagcctTTTCCTGGcatggtgctcagcttctttaaggtgaaatgcttggaaaatgggtctttgacctaaCCTTCAGAagaacaaaaataccttgtgctgtGGCGCTCTTTGGTCCGAgctgcccttgagccataaaagtTACAACCATTATCAGGTGATCCTGAATTTCACTGATATTCACTGCCTTATATATTAGGGTGCCTTTTGAACTACGATTTCTGTTACTTACATGTGATGTACTGCAGTATGCAAAGTATTCTAATGGTCCTCGCAAAGCCCAATGTACTGTGTTTATCTTGGCtgtacctttttttttcgtttttccctCTTTCTATCTTCAATTTGTCAAATGTGCTAATTTCTGAACTTTGGCGCCGATTAGTCATTTAAACTATTATTCGAATGCTCCACAACTTTTGGCGGTATTTTATTATTATAGCACTTTGATGCAGACAATACTGTCGTtataattcttttttttcattcctttcttttctattttttaagAAGATCATCTTATGTATGTATTCATTCCTAGAACGACGCCGTTGCTGCGGCCATTGTAAGTAGGGGTGTGGTAGTTTTCAAGCCAGCGTTCCTGCTGGGTTTTTTACCATGTCCCAAGCATTATGTACGATGcggaagaaaggaatttcaaTTTGAAATAATCATCAGTTTAatgagaagggggagggggggggggggtaaagaggCGTTCCGCTGGTTAGCCACACCTTTTGAAGACGCGGAAGTACTCACCGCGCTAGCGAATTCACCGCGAACTTTGTACGTCAGTAGTACCTCGTCGATGCACAAGAAGATACTTTTGGCCACGGGCTTCAGCACCTGCAGCATGGTCGGCTCGTCTGTGGCAAAGAGGAAAACCAGTTGCCTTAATTGTTATGCGCGCTTGTATTTTGTCATTGCATGCGGGCGCGTTTCCCACAGAAGTATTAAGCACGGCAGTCATTCCACAGTTAGTGTTTGCGTGGTAATGGCTGCATAGCTTTTCTATTTTCACTTTTTTACGGATGCAATAAAACGCAACCCTCtccacttccttccttccttaaacCCGTCCTTGCTTGTGTGGTGTGGAGAAAAATAACCATATACAGCTTTTCACGGAGATTTCCACCAACGGTTTTCTTAAATGTTAACAGGGTTCGATGAAAGCTCCACACAGATTGTCAGGAATTTTTTGGAGCCAACTGACCATCACAAAATCCTCCGAGAAAAACTGGCCACGGTCTGTTTGGAAAACAAATGCTGACAGAACCTTTCTGAAAGTGGAGCGGTGGACCATTTCCACTGATGTAACTATTGTTACAGCTGCTTCGTTTATGGGTCGAAATGTTGCGCCAGCGCTTCATACTGGCTGACCGACCGACCTAACAAAACCTCATACCGACGAGCTtcgaaatttgtttttctttgctaACAAGACCTAACGGTTGGCACGCAGACGCTTCAAGTAACTAGAAACGATCAAAATTTATTTCTTTTGCTCTGCTGTCAGATTTCGAAGCAGCTGTCTTGCACAAGATTGTCTCATGTGCAGTTGAGGGTATAGGGAGGCTTACACACGTTCATGTGATATCCCCGCTTGTATTGCGACCCATCGCATGGTCAGTCGGAAACCGTACGTGGTGGTATCGGCGACACGGGTCATATTGTCTTCCAACGTCCTACCTTTGCTTACCTGTCATCAACTGCCGTCCTATCTTTCAGCGCTGATGCCAACCTATTCACAGCTGCATAATAAATAACAAGCATGGTACTTGCAATGTTCTATCCATGTCTGCGTAGATTTCGCATGCCGTTAATTCCTTCAAGTCACTGGTGGAGCTCAACAGTCTGATAACGTTGACGGCTGCCACGTAAAAACAACAAGCTATGTGCAGATTATATGTGGCGTAAAGTTTTAACAATAATTGccctccttcaaaaaaaaaataccgtccTTCGACCGTTCTAACACCACTACTGCTACAGATTTTCAACTACAATTGCTACTACTTCTCGATGCCGGTAGGTGGAGAATGCGCGATAGCTGCGACGCACATCTAATCTTTTCTCCTTTTCTGTCACCTCTTAGTCTTTCTACTCTTCAATCGTCTCCTGTCTGTACGCGGCAGGGCAGTTGGTGCCAGCCGACAGACCCTTActctttcatgtttttttttcttacagcaacttactactactactactactactactactactactactactactactactactactactactactactactactgatgaggattgctggtcgctggccaaagtcaaaagatgaaaagacgtttcgggagtaCTACGGTTCCCGTGTTCACTACAAGGGAGCCGTAGAGCTCCCAGAAAcctcttttcatcttttgactttggccagtgaccagcaatcctcatcaccatgattcctgaccagacggtatgccgtcaaaccctcgactactactactaccactactactttCAACCACCATAACTACTTGTACAACAACTACTACTAACAATAACTACgcccaccactactactaccacatCTACTATTACTACTGCGCGGATGTAGCAGTAGTCTAGCATTACCACTACTgttgctactactactgctactactaataTTGCTACTGCTACAGCGCGACGGTAGTAGCACTACTAGTATTACCACTGCTACTAATACGCTTTCCCACAAGAACTTACACAATACCAGTTCAATTACTGCTAATACTGCAGCCACactactgttactactactactacaacacgACGACGACACACGCGAATCAAGCGGAACTTCCCCCACAAACAGTACGACAAACCGCCAAAACAGCGCGCGAAAGGGACCACACATCTTACCCGGAGTATTGTCGCAAAGGTTCTTTGCGTTGCCAGTTACAGCGCACGCCAGCCCCGCGATCGCCACCAGGAAAGGATGCCGAACAAAATGGCCGAACATGGCGCCTTCCGCGATGCGGCCGTCGCCTTCTGTGTGCGATCGCACGGCCGAGAAAAGCGAACGGGGCGCTATGGGTGGCCGTGCCGGGCGGGCCTGTACAACCGAACAATAATGGCTCGCTTAGCCTTCGGACAGAGAGGCGCGATATTAACGGCATGTAATTGTCGCACAAGAAGACCATTTCTGCGTTTTTCCCTCCTTCTTACATGCACATCtacatttttttatatatacataCTGCAGCCTTGAAAACGCGCAGCTGCAGCTGCGTCTGTGCTCATACAGAAATCATAGCGGCAGCGTGTCCTGAGAGGAAGGCATACGCACCAagctgtaaaaaataaataaaaaggagcGGTATAGATGGAGCTCGCCTGAGCAAATAACAAACAGAAGGGGTGGCTCTCCTCTGCGAACTGCACCGAGGCAGATATAGACAATTGTTGGACTGGTTCTCACGTCTGCCCTCTGTAGGTAGTGCGTTCAAGGCCCGCTCTACATCTTGTCGCTTGCTTTTagcaatgcagaagaaagcacgaaagaaaaaaGCTGACAATAACAACAAAGGCAAACCTTAAAACGAGCGGTTAACAGGAAATGCATGCCTCCCAGCGCCGACAAAAATTTCAAAATCCCTTACAGGAGCTAGAAACTTCTTCCAGGAGCCAGAGGCCTGCGGGTCTGACAATGCAAGCTAAAAATAACAAATTTGAAAAGTTCTCCATCACAATTTTAAACACGCTGACCCATCGGAATAAAGTTGAATTGTTATGCCGTTTCCGAAtcttcactttttttcttttcatggcaaGAAATGTAAGTTAGGCATCTGCATCTGCGCTTGAAACTGCCATGCTTCATTAGACACGCCAGTTCTCAGGCAGATCAAGTTTAGCTTTGCGCTTATTTTGGAGAGAACGCGGATTGATTGAATGAGACACGCTGTAGGaatgttgttgtcgtcgtcgtcgtttttgtttttgttgttgttgttgttgttgttgttgttgttgttgttgttgttgttggtggtggtggtggtggtggtggtgttggtggtggtggtggtggtgttttgttgttgttgctgttaaagCCCTTCTTCACTTTCAACGCCACAGTGACAGGAGCTCGAGCGGAACTATTTGCTCGTAACCAGGCTCCTACTCAAGTCCTAACCAATGCAACTAAACCTCTCGTGTGGACTAGTGGTATGTCGATGCTGTCAAAGAAACGTACTGCGCCTTATGTGTACGAATGTCGTCTTCGGAACgagtttcttttttaatgccGGGGTCCATCAAACCGATAGGGAAGTGTATACGCAAAATGATATAACATATCCTTCCCGCATTTATTACAAGCAAAACGCAGCAGCTGTTAGTAGTGGGGTTTAAAGAAAAGTTTACTGTCGCAAAGTTTGCTGTGCCACAAGCCTATCTAATCAAACATTGCATGGTCCAGAGATTCAAGAGAACATTTTTAACGTCTCAGACGCCTGCCTAAACTAGGAGGAAAAATCAGTCGTCAAGTGGACTGAAATTCTGTCCAAATACAGGGTTATATGATGAATACCAATTACTGAAGGATCTAGACAATTTTTCTTGAACTCCGAGGCTCCGGAAATACTTTTCCGATAAGCCAAAACAAAATTAAAACTTATTCCTCGTGTCTCGGGAACAGTGGACACCCATATCCGGTAGGAATAAGCAACTGGACATGTATGCATATAAAAACAAACAGCGGGGCATCCTTCACGTCTTTGAGACACGTAAACCAGGACCAATCGAACCTAAAATAAGTTTAATTAATAACTGGGCGCTAGAGGTTTCTCAGAAAGGGCAACCTaggccgcacaagccccaccggtggcagcacctgccatcgcagggcaggtgctgccaccactgCTACACCACTacgccaagagtggtatgaggactaccagaAATCTATGATTGTAAGgtcgagaatggccaattccgtaTGTATGGACGTTAATCCATCAACGCTATCgagtcataccctcaaggcggagcttaaaggtgcactaaagaggaatctgaacgcgtctttttaccgcgggaactctatctacacgttccggacattcttagaaacttcgaattattgtcctgtgcggccgattgccctaattaaatcagattaaacgtcccggctcccgccatttctttaactcaacgcggtaggtaagAGGAGTCAACCCACGcgccagccagtcccgtggcggcttgccgctctgccatcggcggagtgatacgtaaatcaaagagtccacgtatatttttatttccgtgggcctaatttgcggctatattgtctgtgactgaaactgtttattaacagaaacctaaaaacaaaataaaaacgacaGCGAAGCCGCCACTTGACTGGCTGAAATGCACTGGTGCGTTGGTTGACttctcctacctaccgcgttcacttaaaaaaaggcgggagccgggacgtttaatccgatttaattagggcaatcgggtgcacaggataataattcaaATTTTCTAACAATGCCCGGAACGTATAGATAGAGTTcttgcggtaaaaagacgagttcagattgcTCTTTAGTGCAactttaagtgtcccctcaattttttttttctttactagcTTCGAGTGCGCAGACTGAATAGGGAGCAGTGGTTTGTTACTTCTGGGCCTTCTGGACTTGAAGGCCCAGCCGACGTGTCGCGTTGAAAATTGCAGCCCTGAGTCAGAAATCCTGAAGAAATCATTTTTCAGTACCTCGTGTGTCAGCCCAGTGAAGGGTTCAAGGTACTTCGAAAACATCAGAAGATTCTTGCTCACACTAGCAAAAAGGCTTTCCCCTTACTGGAAATGGTCGATTATCCAGTTTAGCCGACCCAATCCAGACACGCCTGGCTGGAGGTGACAGGAGTAGGAGGAATGGGATGCGACCGGGAAAGTTAGGCACAGTGTTGTAAACTGGCACGGGGGCAGCTAAGACACGATTGGTCGGAGCGACCTCGCACGATGAAGGGTCGGACTGGAGAGCGTAGGGTTCTGAGCGTCATATTTCGGACGACGAGGAAACGCCTGAGAGACAAGAAGCAACATGTTTATGCACGCCGCTATTCCGAAATGGCGGTATATATTCCCACGGGGAATTTCAGCTGAATATATTTTTTTCAACTGAATAAAATATTTTCAAGCGCATTGACAGTGCATTAACACCAAGTACAAGCATAAGCGTATTAAAATACATGGTATTAGTTAATCTTCGAAGAAGGTCCTTAGCCCTCACTGGCCGCATACTCAAACTCAAGAAAACTACTGTCTGTTGGGCTCTACCTGCCTACACGGCACCTTCAAGTTTCGTTTGGGACTGCCGAGAAGGGTTTTATGCTATAGTCTATTACGTCATCATCTCCTCCAACCTTACGTCAACATCTGCTGCGAGCAGTTCTACGAAAGGTGTTCTTCGCGCAAAGTGCCATCGTTCTCTCAAGCTCGAGTCCCGGCGGATGTGGGCGAAGAACGTTTTTCAAAGAGTAGATGCCCAAAAAGACCGTCTCCTATCTGACATGAGCAAGGCCAGTGAATGCGAGGTACCGTCTTCGAAACTCAGCTTTACTATTTGGCTTGTCATAagacaaactaaaaaaaattcattttataCTCTGATGTCATAAGAAACAAGCACGACGCTGATTTGCGCAGTCTACAATTTTCAAACTGCGACAAAACCCAGCCGCATTCGcggttttcttttcctttttttcggtTTCACGCGTTCAGTGCAAATTTATGCACTATACCTTAATTTGCAAAAATTAATGATAATATAAGCAAACTTTGTAATCCAGGGTTTGACGGACCGCCGTCTGGTCAGGTAGTGGCATGGTTGAACAAGTCTTGGGTCATTGACCAATTGTCAAAAAAAAAGTTAGTTGACGTCTCGGAACCCCTACGGGTTCCTCGTTCACAAT
Protein-coding sequences here:
- the LOC144118557 gene encoding uncharacterized protein LOC144118557 isoform X2 codes for the protein MLQVLKPVAKSIFLCIDEVLLTYKVRGEFASAVLEKVCEAHKDCFGKYIGKKATKEGRNESIECLIQYVEPRTPPDLPTAGQEPRELVAPFLRCFLRRVELPLENEKRANAVFHWFFEIVRP
- the LOC144118557 gene encoding uncharacterized protein LOC144118557 isoform X1, producing the protein MFGHFVRHPFLVAIAGLACAVTGNAKNLCDNTPDEPTMLQVLKPVAKSIFLCIDEVLLTYKVRGEFASAVLEKVCEAHKDCFGKYIGKKATKEGRNESIECLIQYVEPRTPPDLPTAGQEPRELVAPFLRCFLRRVELPLENEKRANAVFHWFFEIVRP